In the Butyricicoccus intestinisimiae genome, ATGAGAGTCTCTACGGTGTTCTTGCCTGCGCCGGTGATGTCGATCAGTCTCTTGTGGGTGCGGCGCTCGAACTGCTCACGGCTGTCTTTGTACTTGTGCACTGCACGAAGAATGGTAACGACTTCGCGCTCGGTCGGCAGCGGGATCGGGCCAGAAACCTTAGCGTTGGTACGCTTTGCAGCTTCTACGATCTTCTCAGATGCCTGATCGATCAGCGAGTGGTCATAAGCTTTCAGTCTGATTCTGATTTTCTCTGCGTTAGCCATTGTGTGTTTTCCTCCTCGAACACTACATTATAAAAATGTGTCCTCGCGTTCGGAGAGAAACTGCAACCCTTCCGTGTGTATCACGTTTGGGCATAAGAAAAACCGGGCAAAACAGTCGTGTAGTTATGCAATCCGGCTTTGGATTTCACCGCAGTGGTTCCGGCTGTCGGCTTGTCAGCGCGTGCGCTGGCAGTCCCGAGCTTACACAGGAACATACCGGTGGTAGTTCGCAGTTGTCTCAACCGCCCGATTGTCGGACTTACTCCGCTGAAGTTACCTGCCTGAGCAGCAATCTCCAGCATCATCGCTCACTCGCCTTCTTGCGAGTGCTTTTATATGTTATAACATTTTGCCCGCAAAGTCAAGAAAATATCCCACGAAAATCCACGTCTTTTTGACGGATTTTTTGCGCTTTTTGCGCAGGCGCTTGTGCTTTTCTTCCAAAGCGAGCCGAATCATCCGGCAAATGCCGGATTTTCGCCCATTATTCGTCCTCTTTCGCCTGCCGAATGACGATAAACAGCCCCTGCGACGCCGTCGGCGTAATCACCAGCTGGTCATTGCTGACGGATTCCAGTTCATATCCGACCGATTCCATGCCCTCGGCGAGCTTCTGCATGATTTCCAATCCGCCGTCCACGCGGTAGTACTCCATACCGTCCTCCGCCGCGATGAGCTCCGCGGAGGCGGAAAGCTCCGGCAGACCGGCATTGCCCGCCGCCGCAATCACATAGGAATAGCTCATGTCGGTTACGGCGTCCGGCAATCTCAAATCCTCCGACAGCACACTTGTATCGTGCGCGCCGCTGCTCTGCATCTTGGTTTCTTGTCTGGTCGTGTTGACAAACAGACCGCCCAGCACGCCCGAGCACACCAGTACGGCAAAAATCGCCGCGAAGCACGCCAGCGCCACAATCGGAATGCGCAGACCCAGCGCGCGCAGACCTGCTCGTTCTCTCTGCTGCCGAACGGCACTTTTGACAACCTCGTCGCGCAGCCCTTCCGGCGCCTGTTCTTCTTCCATATGCAGCAGCTCTCTGCCGATCAGCGTCAGGTCGTTGAGATATGCCGCACAGCGCGAGCACTCCTGAATGTGGTCGAGCAGCGCCGCCTTGTCTGCATCTTCAATGCACTCGTCCACATATTGGCTGCACAGCTCCTGGAAATGCGGGCAGTCCTTGCCCTCTCCGTGCTTTTCCGGCTGCGGCAGGGCGCCCTGCCGCACAAGCAGTTCGCGCAGATTGCGGCGCGCGCGCGAAATGCGCAGGCGCACGCCGCTGACATCCAGCTTGAGCACCTGTCCGGTTTCCGCATCGCTCAATCCGATCAAATCGCGCAGCAGCAGCACCTCGCGCTGCTGACGGGTCAGGCGCAGCAGCTGGCTCTGAATGGCAGCGTCCAAATCCATCGCCGCCTGTTTTTTCCCGCGCTTTCCGTGCGGAATCTCGCGCAGACGAAAGACCGCCATGGAGCTTTTGCCGCCGCGCTTGCGCTTTTGAATGTCCGCACAGACATCCGCCGCAAGGCGCAGCGTCCAGATAGACAGGCGCAGCTCCATGTTGCGATGCAGCTTGCGGTACACCTGATTAAACGTCTCAATGGTTGCCTGCCGCGCCTCCTGTTCTTCTCCCAAATAGCGCAGCGCATACTGATAGACGCGAGGTTCCAACCGAGCAACCAGCCGAGCGAACGCATCCTCATCCCCGCTGAGCACGCGTTCTACCAGACTATTTTCGTCAAACATGCTTTACCCCTCCAGTTTTGCCGCCTCTGTCAGCATGGCATCCAGTTCTTCAAACGAGTTCAGCTCGGAAATGCCCGCCTTGAGCTTTTTGGTTCCGCGCACGCCCTTGAGATACCACGCGATGTGCTTGCGCGCCTGCAACATGGCAATGTGTTCTCCCTTTTGTTCCGCCGCCAGAACAATTTGTCTGCGTGCGGTTTCCAGCCGCTCGCGCAGCGGCGGCAGCGGCGGAATGTCTTCGCCCGCCAGCAGCGCATTGCACTGACCGAACAGCCACGGATTGCCCAGCGCGCCGCGGCCAATCATGACGGCATCCGCGCCGGTTGCCTGCAAAATATCCATTGCCTTTTGTGCGCTGTCCACATCACCGTTGGCAATGACCGGAATCGACACAGCGCGCTTGACCTGTGCAATGGCATCCCAATCCGCTTTGCCGGCATACATCTGCGCCCGCGTGCGCCCGTGCAGCGTGATGGCTGCCGCGCCCGCCGCCTCCGCCATCTTGGCGAAATCCAAATAATTCTGGCTGTCTGCATCCCAGCCCTTGCGGAATTTGACGGTCACCGGCACATCGACGGCCTGCACCACAGCGCGGATAATTTCTTCCGCCAGCTTAGGCTGGCACATCAGCGCACTGCCGTCACCGCCCTTGACAATCTTCGGTGCCGGACAGCCCATATTGATGTCAAGCAGCTGCGCACCGGAAATGTCCAGTGCTTTTTTGGCACCGTCCGCCATATACGCCGGATTGCTGCCGAAAATCTGCACCCAGCCCGGCTTTTCCGCCGGTGCCAGCGACAGCAGCTCCCGCGTCTTTTTGTCCTGAAACAGCAGGGCCTGTGTGGAGATCATCTCACTGATGGTTGCCGCCGCGCCGCACTCCCGACAAATCTGCCGAAACGCCCGATCCGTCACACCTGCCATCGGCGCCATGATAAACCGTCCGTCAATGTTCACCTGTCCAATACAAAACCCTGTCATATAATTTCTCCTGCTATTTGTTCTATCAGATATATTTAGTATCAGTGTAGCATTGTTTCGCAAATTTGACAAGCAAAAAGGTCTCCCGCAAACCGGAAGACCTCGGATTCATTGTCAGTCATATCAGGGCGTGTCCCAGAAAATAGCCCGCGCTGACGAACGCCGCGTTATAGCACAGAATGCCCAGCGCGCTGGCGCTGAGAAATGAGACAGGCTCTACCTCACAGACACCGGCGGGAAGCGGCAGCAGCGTCCGCACCACCGGCAGCATCCGCCCGATAAAAATTTTCACAAAGCTTCTGTGCTGTAAATATTCCTCACACCGCTCACAGCCGTTTTTGATTTTCGGACCGCGCGCCTTGAGCCAGTGCATGAGCGAATGTCCGCCCAGCCGGCCGATATAATACATCGCCGCAGTTCCCGCCATACCGCCGATTACCGTCAGAAAAATGACAAAAAGCAGGGATATCTTTCCGCTCGCGGCATAGATTCCCGCCGCAGGCAGCACAACGCCCGCCGGCATGCCGGGGCAGTTCATCGCCTCCAGGCAGGTAATGACCAAAAAAACAACGGCGCCGTATTTGGCGATCCAGTCCATAATCATATTGACATCCACGGTTCCCCTGACCTCACTTTCGATGCGGGTTTCGCGGTATCTTATTCTTTCTCTTGTGTATGCTGCTCGTCTGCGTTTTCTCGCTCGTCCTCTTGCTCGTCCTCCCATTTCTCGCTGAGAATTTCATCCAGCATAGAGCCCGGCTTGCGCGGCAGGCGGCGAACCAGCGTGCCGCCCAGTCCGAACACAACGGCAAACATGCCCAAGAACAGCAGAATGGGATATAGTTCCTGTTTGATTTCCGGTGTCAGCGCCAACAGCGGCGCAATGTGCATCAGCATTGCATACTCCTTTCCGTTCTCTTCTGGAATTATCATAGTCTCTTTTTCCGACAGATGCAAGCGCTCGCCGACAGTTTTACATTCTATTCACACACGCAAAAAAGCAGGCGGAATCATCCCCCTGCTTCTTGCATCTCCCGCTGTGCTCTCTTGCCGAGATACACAACCACTGCGCTCATGTCATCCGGTGCGCCGCGCGCAGAGCCTTCGAGCACAAGGCGCGCCGCCAGCTCCCGCGCAGACAGCTTCACGCTGTCCGCCAGCAATTCCTCTACCCAGCCCGCATTGCTGCCGTCCGCATCTACAATGCCGTCGCTGAGCAGCACCAGCGCGTCCTGACTGCCCATCCGGAACTGTGTCACGTCCATATCTCCGGCTTCTTCCAGCCCCGCCGGAAGCGTGCTGGACAAAATGCGCCGCACGCGCACACTGTCATCGCCGTCTGCGGCGCGCACAAAGCTGGGCGCCGCGCCGCATTTGACGGACACCGCCTCACCGGTAAACAAATCAATCGTGCTGATGTCCAGCGTCACAAACTTCTTTCCCTGCGTGCGCAG is a window encoding:
- the rpsJ gene encoding 30S ribosomal protein S10; its protein translation is MANAEKIRIRLKAYDHSLIDQASEKIVEAAKRTNAKVSGPIPLPTEREVVTILRAVHKYKDSREQFERRTHKRLIDITGAGKNTVETLMTLDLPAGVEIEIKL
- a CDS encoding sigma factor-like helix-turn-helix DNA-binding protein; the encoded protein is MFDENSLVERVLSGDEDAFARLVARLEPRVYQYALRYLGEEQEARQATIETFNQVYRKLHRNMELRLSIWTLRLAADVCADIQKRKRGGKSSMAVFRLREIPHGKRGKKQAAMDLDAAIQSQLLRLTRQQREVLLLRDLIGLSDAETGQVLKLDVSGVRLRISRARRNLRELLVRQGALPQPEKHGEGKDCPHFQELCSQYVDECIEDADKAALLDHIQECSRCAAYLNDLTLIGRELLHMEEEQAPEGLRDEVVKSAVRQQRERAGLRALGLRIPIVALACFAAIFAVLVCSGVLGGLFVNTTRQETKMQSSGAHDTSVLSEDLRLPDAVTDMSYSYVIAAAGNAGLPELSASAELIAAEDGMEYYRVDGGLEIMQKLAEGMESVGYELESVSNDQLVITPTASQGLFIVIRQAKEDE
- the dusB gene encoding tRNA dihydrouridine synthase DusB, with the protein product MTGFCIGQVNIDGRFIMAPMAGVTDRAFRQICRECGAAATISEMISTQALLFQDKKTRELLSLAPAEKPGWVQIFGSNPAYMADGAKKALDISGAQLLDINMGCPAPKIVKGGDGSALMCQPKLAEEIIRAVVQAVDVPVTVKFRKGWDADSQNYLDFAKMAEAAGAAAITLHGRTRAQMYAGKADWDAIAQVKRAVSIPVIANGDVDSAQKAMDILQATGADAVMIGRGALGNPWLFGQCNALLAGEDIPPLPPLRERLETARRQIVLAAEQKGEHIAMLQARKHIAWYLKGVRGTKKLKAGISELNSFEELDAMLTEAAKLEG
- a CDS encoding DedA family protein gives rise to the protein MIMDWIAKYGAVVFLVITCLEAMNCPGMPAGVVLPAAGIYAASGKISLLFVIFLTVIGGMAGTAAMYYIGRLGGHSLMHWLKARGPKIKNGCERCEEYLQHRSFVKIFIGRMLPVVRTLLPLPAGVCEVEPVSFLSASALGILCYNAAFVSAGYFLGHALI